One window of the Podospora pseudopauciseta strain CBS 411.78 chromosome 4, whole genome shotgun sequence genome contains the following:
- the FBP1 gene encoding Fructose-1,6-bisphosphatase (EggNog:ENOG503NUA1; BUSCO:EOG092632WW; COG:G): MVSAYTSNGSEGETEKINTNIVTLTRFLTEEQVKHKEATGDFTLLCHALQFSFKSIAYYIRRATLVNLTGLAGSSNTTGDDQKKLDVISNDLFIEAMRSSGKCALLVSEEEEEVIYFKDAKDARYAVACDPIDGSSNLDAGVSVGTIFAIHKLAEGSTGTKEDILKPGTELVAAGFTMYGASAQLVITMKGGSVNGFTLDNGVGEFILTHPDMRLPKKRSIYSVNEGNSLYWEDNVKEYFNSLKEAKEEGGKPYSARYIGSMVADAYRTLLYGGVFAYPADKKSPKGKLRILYECAPMAMVFENAGGQAVDSQMRRLMEVVPEHIHDKSGIFMGSWDEIEKVKSFHK; encoded by the exons ATGGTTTCAGCATACACCAGCAACGGCTCCGAGGGCGAGACGGAGaagatcaacaccaacattgTGACGCTCACCCGGTTCTTGACTGAAGAGCAAGTCAAGCACAAGGAGGCCACCGGTGATTTTAC GCTCCTCTGCCACGCACTCCAATTCTCCTTCAAGTCCATCGCCTACTACATCCGCCGCGCCACCCTCGTCaacctcaccggcctcgccGGCAGCTCCAACACGACAGGCGACGACCAAAAAAAGCTCGACGTCATCTCCAACGACCTCTTCATCGAGGCCATGCGCTCGTCGGGTAAATGCGCCTTGCTAGTGtcggaagaagaggaggaagtaatCTACTTCAAAGACGCCAAAGACGCGCGCTACGCCGTAGCCTGCGATCCAATTGACggctcctccaacctcgacgCTGGTGTTTCCGTCGGGACAATCTTTGCGATTCACAAGCTGGCTGAGGGGTCGACGGGAACAAAAGAAGACATCCTCAAGCCCGGGACGGAGCTTGTCGCGGCGGGGTTCACCATGTACGGTGCGTCCGCCCAGCTGGTGATTAcgatgaagggggggagcGTGAACGGGTTTACGCTGGATAACGGGGTGGGGGAGTTCATCCTGACGCATCCGGACATGAGGCtgccgaagaagaggagtatTTACAGTGTGAATGAAGGGAATAGTTTGTATTGGGAGGACAATGTGAAGGAGTATTTTAATAGTCTGAAGGAGGcgaaggaggaaggggggaagcCATATAGTGCCAGGTATATCGGGAGCATGGTGGCGGATGCGTACAGGACGTTGCTTTATGGGGGGGTGTTTGCCTACCCGGCGGACAAGAAGAGTCCGAAGGGGAAGTTGAGGATTTTGTATGAATGTGCGCCGATGGCGATGGTTTTTGAGAACG CTGGTGGCCAGGCGGTTGACAGCCAGATGAGGAGattgatggaggtggtgccgGAGCATATTCACGACAAGAGTGGAATTTTCATGGGCAGCTGGGATGAGATTGAGAAGGTCAAGTCCTTCCACAAGTGA